The following are from one region of the uncultured Hyphomonas sp. genome:
- a CDS encoding acyl carrier protein, whose amino-acid sequence MDKQQIKMTVRDFIAAQFLPGEDPESLTDDTLLVTDGVLDSLGSLRLVAFLDETYGITVEAHEVDVEHLDTLDLIADMVIEKKAQG is encoded by the coding sequence GTGGACAAACAGCAAATCAAAATGACCGTTCGAGACTTCATCGCTGCGCAGTTCCTGCCGGGCGAAGATCCCGAAAGCCTCACCGACGACACGCTGCTCGTCACCGACGGTGTGCTTGATTCCCTCGGCAGTCTGCGACTGGTCGCGTTTCTCGATGAAACCTATGGCATCACGGTCGAAGCTCATGAAGTCGATGTCGAGCATCTCGATACGCTCGACCTGATCGCCGACATGGTGATCGAGAAGAAAGCTCAGGGCTGA
- a CDS encoding amino acid adenylation domain-containing protein, with translation MEELLIGAARRTPDAVAALASAGDSINYRALDAHAGQVRAALEAAGVRPGDRVGLCVPKTINALGSVFGILKAGAAYVPVDYSAPAARNGFIFSDCAAAAVIAERSVAEALVAELAGGPWTWLDYPVAEGEDVDFVLLAREGARAQDVQVEELAYILYTSGSTGQPKGVMHSHKTALAFIDWVSGEFEPTAQDRFSSHAPFHFDLSILDIYVPIKHGASVVLISSEAGKQPGTLSELIEKTGITIWYSTPSILRLLMEFGKLDERDCSSLRIVNFAGEVFPVKHLRALMSTWPAPDYYNLYGPTETNVCTFYKADNPLPEDPDYSLPIGKACSGDDLLIVDPDNKPVAPGEAGELLAAGDSIMLGYWNLPDRNATAFTEIDGVRWYHTGDVVVELPSGDLKFVGRRDRMVKRRGFRVELGEIEAALHKHPSIPEAAVMAVDLGEAGLEIRAYYAWDDDAAPSLLKLKKFCSQNLPHYMAPDKFIHLPVLPKTSTDKIDYQRLKENN, from the coding sequence TTGGAAGAGTTACTGATCGGAGCGGCCCGCCGGACTCCTGACGCGGTTGCCGCATTGGCGTCGGCGGGAGACTCCATCAATTATCGCGCGCTGGACGCGCATGCCGGTCAGGTCCGGGCCGCGCTCGAAGCCGCTGGTGTCAGGCCGGGTGACCGGGTTGGCCTGTGTGTGCCAAAGACGATCAATGCGCTGGGTTCTGTGTTCGGTATTCTCAAAGCGGGCGCAGCCTATGTGCCGGTCGACTACAGCGCACCTGCCGCGCGAAACGGTTTCATCTTTTCAGACTGCGCCGCCGCCGCTGTGATCGCCGAGCGGTCTGTCGCAGAGGCTCTGGTTGCAGAACTGGCCGGTGGTCCATGGACCTGGCTCGACTATCCAGTGGCTGAAGGCGAAGACGTGGATTTTGTCCTGCTTGCCCGTGAAGGGGCGCGCGCGCAGGACGTGCAGGTCGAAGAGCTTGCCTACATCCTCTACACGTCCGGTTCGACCGGGCAGCCGAAAGGCGTGATGCATTCGCACAAGACGGCGCTCGCATTCATCGACTGGGTCTCCGGCGAGTTCGAGCCGACGGCGCAGGACCGGTTCAGCTCGCACGCGCCGTTTCACTTCGATCTGTCCATCCTCGACATCTATGTGCCGATAAAGCATGGCGCCTCGGTCGTCCTGATTTCGTCGGAAGCCGGCAAGCAGCCTGGCACGCTTTCAGAACTGATTGAGAAAACCGGGATCACCATCTGGTACTCGACGCCATCTATTCTCCGTCTCCTGATGGAGTTCGGCAAGCTGGACGAACGCGACTGTTCCTCGCTGCGTATTGTCAATTTTGCCGGGGAAGTGTTCCCGGTGAAGCATTTGCGCGCGCTTATGTCGACTTGGCCGGCGCCTGATTATTACAATCTCTACGGTCCGACCGAGACCAATGTCTGTACCTTCTACAAGGCGGATAACCCGCTGCCGGAAGATCCGGACTATTCCTTGCCGATTGGCAAGGCCTGTTCAGGCGACGATCTCCTGATCGTGGATCCGGACAACAAGCCAGTTGCGCCGGGGGAGGCGGGCGAACTGCTCGCTGCCGGTGATTCCATCATGCTGGGCTACTGGAACCTGCCGGACCGTAACGCCACAGCGTTCACCGAGATTGATGGCGTGCGCTGGTACCATACCGGCGACGTTGTGGTGGAATTGCCATCCGGTGACCTGAAATTCGTCGGACGCCGAGACCGCATGGTGAAGCGCCGCGGTTTCCGGGTTGAGCTCGGCGAGATTGAGGCTGCCCTGCACAAGCATCCCTCTATCCCTGAAGCAGCCGTCATGGCAGTGGACCTCGGTGAGGCGGGGCTGGAGATCCGCGCCTATTACGCCTGGGATGACGATGCCGCGCCATCTCTGCTGAAACTGAAAAAATTCTGCTCCCAGAACCTGCCCCATTACATGGCGCCGGACA